Proteins co-encoded in one Prunus persica cultivar Lovell chromosome G6, Prunus_persica_NCBIv2, whole genome shotgun sequence genomic window:
- the LOC18772595 gene encoding uncharacterized protein LOC18772595, which translates to MKDCKKIRMLPKNICMLKSLETFIISGCSNLKEFSIEMLRNMDSLKVLETDGIPISELWLERSSSILGSLPCSLVELSLWECNLSDDAFPMDFSNLFSLKRLNLGNNPIGSLPNCVKGLARLDALSFSKCTSLKSLLGLPKLGFLDIIDCISLEKITYQFFQLESSSFQVRNYNLVEWQYRYKLQPIGGVDVEMINLLGLCNLLESMATIRMHKPSYISEKDDWSPVQGLYEDGKFSTFFGGNEVPGQFSHKSRGSSISFTMPLLDNHRIKGLIVCAVYVSYGSDFPYNHMTGFQRYRGLMDTIIRVRNKSKGLKWYYMPSFFGIPGEGEDMIWLSHWQFKDEHLEGCDQVVVSVRMEHCFQVKELGIQFVQVEQQSTTIYPVYPWVLNHPGEYLFNDEDTRDNEEEQQDDRSIAAPTGSNNCSSCLHGWKVLITAACKLTLSLSRRQKQQ; encoded by the exons ATGAAAGATTGCAAAAAGATTAGGATGCTTCCCAAGAACATTTGTATGCTAAAATCACTTGAAACATTTATTATATCTGGTTGCTCAAATCTGAAAGAGTTCTCAATTGAGATGTTGAGGAACATGGACTCGTTAAAAGTGCTTGAGACAGATGGAATTCCGATAAGTGAATTATGGCTAGAAAGAAGTTCGAGTATCTTGGGTTCTTTACCATGCTCTTTAGTAGAATTAAGTCTTTGGGAGTGCAATCTTTCGGATGATGCCTTTCCTATGGATTTTAGTAATTTGTTCTCATTGAAGAGACTAAATCTAGGGAATAATCCAATTGGTAGCCTACCAAATTGTGTCAAAGGATTAGCAAGGCTCGATGCACTCTCTTTTAGTAAGTGTACAAGTCTCAAATCGCTTCTCGGGTTACCAAAACTAGGGTTCTTGGATATCATAGATTGCATATCATTGGagaaaataacatatcaatTCTTTCAGTTAGAGTCGTCAAGCTTTCAAGTTCGCAACTACAACCTAGTTGAGTGGCAGTACAGGTATAAGTTACAACCCATTGGTGGAGTTGATGTAGAAATGATCAACCTCTTGGGATTGTGCAACTTGTTGGAATCAATGGCAACCATTCGGATGCACAAACCATCTTATATTTCAGAAAAGGATGATTGGAGTCCCGTCCAG GGACTGTACGAAGATGGTAAATTCAGCACATTTTTTGGTGGGAATGAGGTTCCAGGCCAATTCAGCCATAAAAGTAGAGGGTCCTCAATATCTTTTACCATGCCTTTGCTTGATAATCACAGAATTAAAGGCTTGATCGTCTGTGCTGTCTATGTGAGTTATGGCTCTGATTTTCCTTACAATCATATGACTGGTTTTCAACGTTATCGTGGGCTTATGGATACGATTATTAGAGTCAGAAATAAGAGCAAGGGTCTGAAGTGGTACTATATGCCATCATTCTTCGGCATTCCAGGTGAAGGAGAAGACATGATATGGTTAAGCCACTGGCAGTTTAAGGATGAGCACTTGGAAGGTTGCGATCAAGTGGTTGTTTCGGTACGTATGGAACATTGCTTTCAGGTAAAGGAGTTGGGGATCCAGTTTGTGCAGGTTGAACAACAGAGTACCACCATTTATCCTGTTTATCCATGGGTCTTGAATCACCCAGGAGAATACTTGTTCAATGATGAAGATACAAGAG ATAATGAAGAAGAGCAACAGGATGATCGCTCAATTGCAGCCCCAACAGGCAGTAATAACTGCAGCAGCTGCCTCCATGGCTGGAAGGTGCTCATCACCGCAGCTTGCAAGCTCACGCTTTCTCTCTCACGCAGACAGAAGCAACAGTGA
- the LOC109949993 gene encoding uncharacterized protein LOC109949993 has protein sequence MYVINLLQTNYNLEDLDEESLAYVNRLFSERYKQWKSDLHHHFEAFDDPQVALQEGCPKELEGREDSWAWLCAHFQAPAFVNKAKVNKGNRKKKTLLHHSGSRPFSYRMDARRQVIIK, from the exons atgtatgtaattaatttattgcagacgaactacaACTTGGAGGACCTTGATGAAGAGTCGTTGgcgtacgtcaacagactcttctctgagaggtacaagcagtggaagagcgacttgcaccaccattttGAGGCGTTCGATGATCCGCAAGTTGCTCTTCAAGAGGGTTGCCCGAAAgagcttgaggggcgggaggatagttgggcgtggctctgcgctcattttcaggCGCCCGcttttgtg aataaagccaaagtcaataagggcaataggaagaagaagactcttctccaTCATTCGGGTTCCAGGCCCTTCTCCTATAGGATGGATGCCCGGCGTcaagtaataataaaataa
- the LOC18773979 gene encoding protein FANTASTIC FOUR 1 produces MAACGSLQHIFENPKLPENPTTLLESFSSPWNQIKPLNKSLSIPPENSSSFTEIFGELHFKENISSHLMSSSSSSPSLVDFDVSQPKIEKEEESNIDNKNEEKNNYQKIPSKESFPSTPRSSNYNRSHKSSDSFSSMNSESLQFCTEGLGFESSDEVEDLIRTSDQDNWQINMQEEKVSFAKQYFPISEMNGCGGESRRSRTSVGGFPPPISCISKSGKPWVCFKSYRQDGRFVLKEIRIPTQEFLHAYREDGRLKLHFVMPDDKILDEENEEDDDVLNDEEEEEEIEDDDDHQYHLHADDANGINEGNEPKTTNDEVL; encoded by the coding sequence ATGGCTGCCTGTGGAAGCCTCCAACACATCTTTGAAAACCCTAAATTACCTGAGAACCCAACAACACTTCTTGAATCCTTCTCCTCACCATGGAACCAAATCAAGCCTCTTAATAAATCATTATCCATTCCTCCTGAGAATTCATCATCCTTCACTGAGATCTTTGGTGAGCTTCATTTCAAAGAGAACATCAGTTCTCATTTGATGTCCTCCTCATCTTCATCCCCATCTTTGGTAGACTTTGATGTTTCACAACCCAagattgaaaaagaagaagaatccaaTATTGACAACAAGAATGAGGAGAAGAACAATTACCAGAAAATCCCATCAAAGGAATCCTTTCCAAGCACCCCAAGGAGTTCCAATTACAACAGATCTCATAAAAGCAGTGATAGCTTTTCATCAATGAATTCAGAGAGCTTGCAGTTCTGCACAGAGGGACTTGGATTTGAAAGCTCAGATGAGGTTGAGGACTTGATCAGGACTAGTGATCAAGATAATTGGCAGATTAATATGCAAGAGGAGAAGGTTAGCTTTGCAAAGCAATATTTTCCAATATCAGAAATgaatggttgtggtggtgaaTCTAGGAGGTCAAGGACTAGTGTTGGGGGATTTCCTCCACCAATTTCTTGTATAAGCAAGAGCGGGAAGCCTTGGGTTTGCTTCAAGTCTTACAGGCAGGATGGCAGATTTGTCCTCAAAGAGATCAGAATTCCCACCCAGGAGTTCCTCCACGCTTACAGAGAAGACGGGCGTCTCAAGCTGCACTTTGTCATGCCCGACGACAAAATTCTAGATGAGGAAAatgaggaagatgatgatgtattaaatgatgaggaagaagaagaggaaattgaagatgatgatgaccaCCAATATCATCTACATGCAGATGATGCTAATGGAATAAATGAGGGAAATGAGCCCAAGACAACAAATGATGAGGTACTGTGA